One part of the Sphingopyxis sp. TUF1 genome encodes these proteins:
- the fabG gene encoding 3-oxoacyl-[acyl-carrier-protein] reductase, which produces MFDLTGMTALVTGASGGIGSAIAQALSAQGARLAVSGSNADKLNAFCDTLGGDHVALPCNLGDAAAVDALVPAAVEALGGKLDILVNNAGVTRDNLIMRMKDEEWMDVIRINLEANFRLCRAAAKPMMKARFGRIISITSVVGATGNPGQANYAASKAGVTGMTKALAQELASRGVTANCVAPGFIATAMTDDLPDAQKEALNQRIPAGRMGEGSDIAAAVVYLASKEAGYVTGQTLHVNGGMAMLS; this is translated from the coding sequence ATGTTCGATCTCACCGGCATGACGGCGCTTGTTACGGGCGCTTCGGGCGGCATCGGTTCGGCGATTGCGCAGGCGCTTAGCGCGCAGGGGGCGCGGCTGGCGGTGTCGGGCTCCAATGCCGACAAGCTCAATGCCTTCTGCGATACGCTGGGCGGCGATCATGTCGCCTTGCCGTGCAATCTCGGCGATGCGGCGGCGGTCGATGCGCTCGTTCCGGCGGCGGTTGAAGCGTTGGGAGGCAAGCTCGACATTCTTGTCAACAATGCCGGCGTGACGCGCGACAATTTGATCATGCGGATGAAGGATGAGGAGTGGATGGATGTCATCCGCATCAATCTGGAGGCGAATTTCCGCCTGTGCCGCGCCGCTGCAAAGCCGATGATGAAGGCGCGCTTCGGGCGGATCATCTCGATAACCAGCGTCGTCGGTGCCACCGGCAACCCGGGGCAGGCGAATTACGCCGCGTCGAAGGCGGGCGTGACCGGCATGACCAAGGCGCTGGCGCAAGAACTGGCGAGCCGCGGCGTGACCGCCAATTGCGTCGCGCCGGGCTTTATCGCCACGGCGATGACCGACGACCTGCCCGATGCCCAAAAAGAAGCGCTGAACCAGCGTATCCCTGCGGGCCGGATGGGTGAGGGCAGCGACATCGCCGCCGCGGTCGTCTATCTTGCCTCGAAGGAAGCGGGCTATGTCACCGGACAGACATTGCATGTAAACGGTGGGATGGCCATGCTGTCCTGA
- a CDS encoding GxxExxY protein, translated as MRDIDVISGDVLDLSLRLHRDLGPGLLESVYETVLAGKLVALGYRVDRQMPIDICFEGSRFDAAFRIDLLVDNRLLVEIKSVEQLNPAHGKQLLTYLRLTGQSVGLLINFGGATLKEGVRRIVNDHKPSASPRLRVNR; from the coding sequence GTGCGGGACATAGATGTCATAAGCGGCGATGTGCTTGATTTGTCCCTCCGCTTGCACCGCGATTTGGGACCGGGCCTGCTGGAAAGCGTATACGAGACCGTGCTTGCCGGAAAACTGGTTGCGCTCGGATATCGGGTCGATCGGCAAATGCCGATCGATATATGTTTCGAAGGGTCTCGCTTCGACGCGGCCTTTCGTATCGATTTGCTCGTCGATAACCGTTTGCTGGTGGAGATCAAATCGGTCGAACAGCTGAACCCGGCACATGGCAAACAGCTGTTGACCTATCTTCGCTTGACCGGCCAATCCGTCGGACTGCTCATCAATTTCGGCGGAGCGACGCTCAAGGAGGGCGTCCGTCGCATTGTTAACGATCATAAACCCTCCGCGTCTCCGCGTCTCCGCGTGAACCGGTAA
- the fabD gene encoding ACP S-malonyltransferase has protein sequence MRAFIFPGQGSQSVGMGKALADASPAAREVFQEVDDALGQKLFQLMTEGPEDQLTLTENAQPAIMANAIATLRVLEKEGGVTLSAKAAYVAGHSLGEYSALCAAGAFDLATTARLLKTRGQAMQAAVPVGVGAMAALLGADIDTAQKLADAAAEGEVCTVANDNDPSQVVISGHKGAVERAVALVKDYGIKRGVLLPVSAPFHCPLMQPAADAMAEALGVNAPAAPLVPVVANVTASPVSDADTIRDVLVQQVTGRVRWRESVGAMEGIGVTQFVEFGGKVLSPMVKRSALGEVETASVISMDDIEALLKTF, from the coding sequence ATGCGCGCATTCATTTTTCCGGGTCAGGGCAGCCAGTCGGTTGGCATGGGCAAGGCGCTTGCAGACGCGTCACCTGCGGCGCGTGAAGTGTTTCAGGAGGTCGACGACGCGCTGGGGCAGAAGCTGTTCCAGTTGATGACCGAAGGCCCCGAGGATCAGCTGACCCTCACCGAAAACGCGCAGCCCGCGATCATGGCGAATGCGATCGCGACCTTGCGCGTGCTCGAAAAGGAAGGCGGGGTGACGCTGTCGGCCAAGGCCGCTTATGTCGCGGGGCACAGCCTTGGCGAATATAGCGCGCTCTGTGCCGCGGGGGCGTTCGACCTCGCAACGACGGCGCGGCTTTTGAAGACACGCGGACAGGCGATGCAGGCGGCGGTGCCCGTCGGGGTCGGCGCGATGGCGGCGCTGCTCGGTGCAGACATCGATACCGCGCAGAAGCTGGCCGATGCGGCGGCCGAGGGCGAGGTCTGCACCGTCGCGAACGACAATGATCCGTCGCAGGTTGTGATTTCGGGCCACAAGGGCGCGGTGGAACGCGCGGTGGCGCTGGTCAAGGATTATGGGATCAAGCGCGGCGTGCTGCTGCCCGTCTCGGCGCCCTTCCATTGCCCGCTGATGCAGCCCGCCGCCGACGCGATGGCCGAGGCGCTGGGCGTGAATGCACCCGCGGCGCCGCTAGTGCCTGTTGTGGCCAATGTCACCGCCAGCCCGGTCAGCGACGCCGACACGATCCGCGATGTGCTGGTCCAGCAAGTCACAGGCCGCGTTCGCTGGCGCGAGAGCGTCGGGGCGATGGAAGGCATCGGGGTGACGCAGTTCGTCGAATTCGGCGGCAAAGTGTTGTCGCCGATGGTAAAACGTAGCGCGTTGGGCGAGGTCGAAACGGCGAGCGTCATTTCGATGGACGACATCGAAGCACTGCTGAAAACCTTCTGA
- a CDS encoding LD-carboxypeptidase: protein MRIGIVAPSTPILPDDAEAVRAIASLGYPEVELVFDPQCFATHGHFAGEDGHRFAALVEMANRADIDAVWFARGGYGACRIAEEAVAAMTDAARGKAFLGYSDQGNLLAALYRDGFDHVAHGPMVADIRREDGEAAVLRALDWLVARDPAACEPGLEHGARHAAFNLMTLSMLLGTPLEPDLTGHVLLVEEVSEYLYAFDRALFHVTSYLAPRGLAGLRLGRVSDIPDNDRPFGMEAEEIAQGWCARAGIPWLGRADIGHDAANRVVPFGLHRAG, encoded by the coding sequence ATGCGCATTGGCATCGTCGCCCCCTCGACCCCCATTTTGCCCGACGATGCCGAGGCGGTGCGCGCGATTGCCAGCCTCGGTTATCCGGAGGTCGAACTGGTGTTCGATCCGCAATGTTTCGCCACTCACGGCCATTTTGCGGGCGAGGACGGGCACCGCTTTGCCGCGCTGGTGGAGATGGCGAACCGTGCCGACATCGATGCGGTATGGTTCGCGCGGGGTGGCTATGGCGCATGCCGCATCGCCGAGGAGGCGGTTGCGGCGATGACCGACGCGGCGCGGGGCAAGGCGTTCCTCGGTTACTCGGACCAAGGCAATCTGCTGGCGGCGCTCTATCGCGACGGGTTCGACCATGTCGCGCATGGGCCGATGGTCGCCGACATTCGCCGCGAGGATGGCGAAGCGGCGGTGCTGCGCGCGCTCGACTGGCTCGTGGCGCGCGATCCCGCGGCGTGCGAGCCTGGGCTGGAGCATGGGGCGCGCCACGCGGCATTCAACCTGATGACGCTTTCGATGCTGCTTGGCACCCCGCTCGAGCCCGATCTGACGGGACATGTCCTGCTGGTCGAGGAGGTGAGCGAATATCTCTATGCCTTCGACCGCGCGCTGTTTCATGTGACGAGCTATCTGGCTCCGCGGGGGCTTGCCGGGCTGCGGCTGGGGCGGGTCAGCGACATTCCCGACAACGACCGGCCGTTCGGCATGGAGGCCGAGGAAATTGCGCAAGGCTGGTGCGCGCGCGCCGGCATCCCTTGGCTGGGCCGCGCCGACATTGGCCATGATGCGGCGAACAGGGTCGTCCCCTTCGGCTTGCATCGCGCGGGGTGA
- a CDS encoding Mur ligase family protein, giving the protein MAENKSYFFCGIGGSGMLPLAMIVAARGAKVSGSDRSRDQGRSPDKFGWIESRDIALFPQDGSGVAAGQTLVASAAVEDSVPDVAAANALGLPRMTRADLNAALFNAADKGVGVGGTSGKSTVTGMIGWILDRAGRKPTVMNGAVMRNFASRDTPFASALVGGDAIYVSEVDESDGSIALYDPDVAVVTNISLDHKSLDELHRLFGDFAAKARIAVVNADDPESTPLLAGANGLRFGFGDDAAIRGSNFQPLPDGCRFTVHAAADSHDVRLKMPGRHNAANALAAIAAAHALDIPVAASVAALADFAGLARRYEVLGQVGGVTAIDDFAHNPDKVAATLAAVAELPGRALLFFQPHGYGPLRQMGQELAASFAAGMRHGDKLYVCDPVYFGGTVDRSIGSEALVAGIVAGGADAVHLTTRAKCGAAILDEAKPGDRILILGARDDTLTEFGRELLEKLDRHA; this is encoded by the coding sequence ATGGCCGAAAACAAATCCTATTTCTTCTGCGGCATCGGCGGGTCGGGCATGTTGCCGCTGGCGATGATCGTCGCGGCGCGCGGCGCCAAGGTTTCGGGGTCGGACCGCAGCCGCGATCAGGGCCGGTCGCCGGACAAGTTCGGCTGGATCGAAAGCCGCGACATCGCTCTCTTCCCGCAGGACGGCAGCGGCGTCGCCGCGGGTCAGACGCTCGTCGCCTCGGCGGCGGTGGAGGACAGTGTGCCCGACGTCGCCGCCGCCAATGCGCTCGGCCTTCCCCGGATGACGCGCGCCGACCTCAACGCCGCGCTGTTCAACGCCGCGGACAAGGGCGTCGGCGTCGGCGGCACCAGCGGCAAGTCGACCGTCACCGGGATGATCGGCTGGATACTCGACCGCGCGGGCCGCAAGCCCACCGTGATGAACGGCGCGGTGATGCGCAATTTTGCGTCGCGTGACACGCCCTTCGCCAGCGCGCTGGTCGGCGGCGACGCCATCTATGTCAGCGAAGTCGATGAAAGCGACGGGTCGATCGCGCTCTACGACCCCGATGTCGCGGTGGTTACCAACATCAGCCTCGACCACAAAAGCCTCGACGAACTGCACCGTCTGTTCGGCGATTTCGCCGCAAAGGCGCGCATCGCGGTCGTCAATGCCGACGACCCCGAATCTACGCCGCTGCTTGCGGGCGCGAATGGCCTGCGCTTCGGTTTTGGTGACGATGCCGCGATCCGCGGCAGCAATTTTCAGCCGCTGCCCGACGGCTGCCGCTTCACGGTCCATGCCGCCGCCGACAGCCATGATGTGCGCTTGAAGATGCCCGGCCGCCATAATGCCGCCAACGCCCTCGCCGCCATCGCCGCAGCGCACGCGCTCGACATTCCCGTCGCCGCCTCGGTCGCGGCACTCGCCGATTTTGCCGGCCTCGCGCGGCGCTACGAGGTGCTTGGGCAGGTCGGCGGAGTCACCGCCATCGACGACTTCGCGCACAACCCCGATAAAGTCGCCGCGACGCTGGCCGCCGTCGCCGAACTGCCCGGCCGCGCGCTGCTGTTCTTCCAGCCGCACGGCTATGGCCCCCTGCGCCAGATGGGCCAGGAACTGGCGGCAAGCTTCGCGGCGGGAATGCGCCACGGCGATAAGCTTTATGTCTGCGATCCCGTTTATTTCGGCGGCACCGTCGACCGCAGCATCGGCAGCGAGGCGCTGGTTGCGGGTATCGTTGCAGGCGGCGCCGACGCCGTCCATCTGACGACACGCGCGAAATGCGGCGCGGCGATCCTCGACGAAGCGAAGCCGGGTGACCGCATCCTGATCCTCGGCGCGCGCGACGACACCCTCACCGAATTCGGGCGAGAACTCTTGGAAAAGCTCGACCGCCACGCTTGA
- the rpsF gene encoding 30S ribosomal protein S6, protein MPFYEHVFIARQDLSQAQVDALAETVTNVIGEYKGTVHKTETWGLKQLAYKIQKNRKGHYVMLSAEVSGEAIAEIERQAAINEDIIRWMTIKVDELEKGPSVMMRKQERGGRGRGRDRDGEE, encoded by the coding sequence ATGCCGTTTTACGAGCATGTTTTTATCGCGCGTCAGGATCTGAGCCAGGCTCAGGTCGACGCGCTGGCGGAAACCGTCACCAACGTCATCGGCGAATATAAGGGCACGGTCCACAAGACCGAGACCTGGGGCCTGAAGCAGCTCGCCTACAAGATCCAGAAGAACCGCAAGGGTCATTATGTGATGCTGTCGGCCGAAGTGTCGGGCGAAGCCATCGCCGAGATCGAGCGTCAGGCTGCGATCAACGAAGACATCATTCGCTGGATGACCATCAAAGTCGATGAACTCGAAAAGGGTCCGTCGGTGATGATGCGCAAGCAGGAACGCGGCGGCCGTGGCCGCGGCCGTGACCGCGACGGCGAAGAATAA
- the rpsR gene encoding 30S ribosomal protein S18 has product MARPFFRRRKTCPFSAKDAPVIDYKDVRLLQGYLSERGKIVPSRITAVSTKKQRELAKAIKRARHIGLLPYIVK; this is encoded by the coding sequence ATGGCACGACCCTTTTTCCGCCGCCGCAAGACCTGCCCCTTCAGCGCGAAGGACGCACCGGTCATCGATTACAAGGACGTCCGCCTGCTCCAGGGTTACCTGTCGGAGCGCGGCAAGATCGTCCCGTCGCGGATCACCGCGGTGTCCACCAAGAAGCAGCGCGAGCTGGCCAAGGCGATCAAGCGCGCCCGCCACATCGGCCTGCTCCCCTACATTGTGAAGTAA
- the rplI gene encoding 50S ribosomal protein L9, protein MEIILLERIEKLGGIGDVVTVKNGFARNYLLPNNKALRANDANRKLFEANRSKIEADNAERRTDAEGRAKDIDGKQIVLIRQASNTGQLYGSVAVRDIVDALAEDGVQGVTKSMVELERPIKSLGLVDVKVKLHPEVIVTVAVNVARSPDEAEMQKQGIDVIAAMFEEEQAEAAAAALEPDSEDEFEDATPPSERAADEDTATDEAEEA, encoded by the coding sequence ATGGAAATCATCCTGCTCGAACGTATCGAGAAACTGGGCGGCATCGGCGACGTCGTTACCGTCAAGAATGGCTTTGCGCGCAACTATCTGCTCCCGAACAACAAGGCGCTTCGTGCGAACGACGCCAACCGCAAGCTGTTCGAAGCCAACCGCTCGAAGATCGAGGCCGACAACGCCGAACGTCGCACCGACGCCGAAGGCCGCGCCAAGGACATCGACGGCAAGCAGATCGTCCTGATCCGCCAGGCGTCCAACACCGGACAGCTTTATGGTTCGGTCGCGGTCCGCGACATCGTCGACGCGCTTGCCGAAGACGGCGTCCAGGGCGTGACCAAGTCGATGGTCGAGCTTGAACGCCCGATCAAGTCGCTCGGTCTCGTCGACGTCAAGGTCAAGCTGCACCCCGAAGTCATCGTGACCGTCGCCGTCAACGTCGCGCGTTCGCCCGACGAAGCCGAAATGCAGAAGCAGGGCATCGACGTCATCGCCGCGATGTTCGAAGAAGAACAGGCCGAAGCCGCCGCTGCGGCGCTCGAGCCCGACAGCGAAGACGAGTTCGAAGACGCCACACCGCCTTCGGAACGCGCTGCCGACGAAGACACGGCTACGGACGAAGCCGAAGAAGCCTGA
- a CDS encoding LysR family transcriptional regulator codes for MDRAQLPLNALRAFEAAARHLNFTRAGLELCVSQGAVSHQVAELEKRLGTRLFHRLPRGLALTDEGHALVPVVSEAFDRVAATLDQYADGRFREALKVGVVGTFATGWLLPRLDRFARAHPSIDLRIATNNNRVDLAGEAIDYAIRFGDGAWHGTHAEPLLAAPLAPICAPVIAARLREPADLVSERLLRSYRADEWAAWFGAAGVPVPVLRGPMFDSSALMASAAAAGQGVALAPPSMFARELAAELLVQPFEMAIDAGRYWLTRLMSRPENDAMQSFRAWLLAEGARDA; via the coding sequence ATGGACCGCGCCCAGCTTCCCCTCAACGCCCTCCGCGCCTTCGAGGCCGCAGCACGCCACCTGAACTTCACGCGCGCGGGGCTTGAACTGTGCGTGAGCCAAGGGGCGGTGAGCCATCAGGTCGCCGAACTCGAAAAGCGTCTCGGCACGCGCCTGTTCCATCGGCTGCCGCGCGGGCTGGCCTTGACCGACGAAGGTCATGCGCTCGTACCCGTGGTGTCGGAGGCGTTCGACCGCGTTGCGGCGACGCTTGACCAATATGCCGACGGACGGTTTCGCGAAGCGTTGAAGGTCGGGGTGGTCGGCACCTTTGCGACCGGTTGGCTGTTGCCGCGGCTCGACCGTTTCGCCCGCGCGCATCCGTCGATCGACCTGCGCATCGCGACGAACAACAATCGCGTCGATCTGGCAGGCGAGGCGATCGATTATGCGATCCGTTTTGGTGATGGCGCCTGGCACGGCACCCATGCCGAGCCATTGCTCGCCGCACCATTGGCACCGATCTGTGCCCCCGTGATCGCCGCGCGCCTCCGCGAACCGGCCGATCTGGTGTCCGAGCGCCTGCTGCGGTCGTATCGTGCCGACGAGTGGGCGGCCTGGTTCGGTGCCGCGGGTGTGCCCGTCCCGGTCCTTCGCGGCCCGATGTTCGACAGCTCGGCGCTGATGGCCAGCGCGGCGGCGGCAGGGCAGGGGGTCGCGCTCGCGCCGCCATCGATGTTCGCGCGCGAACTCGCGGCCGAGCTGCTCGTCCAGCCGTTCGAGATGGCGATCGATGCCGGCCGTTACTGGCTCACCCGCCTGATGTCGCGGCCCGAAAACGATGCGATGCAGAGCTTTCGCGCGTGGCTGCTCGCCGAAGGCGCGCGCGACGCGTGA
- the bla gene encoding subclass B3 metallo-beta-lactamase: protein MIETIGILAWLASAVGAPAPAIDPLTQPIVTSRTAAWLAPAEPTKIADNTYLVGFAGLSVALIDTGEGLVLVDGALPQAAPAILANVRKLGFDPKDIKFILSTEPHFDHAGGIAALARDTGATVVASERGAEGLRTGRHAADDPQLAYGGSWPAVANVRTMQDGEVLWLGKTAITAVATPGHTMGSMSWTWQACEGGNCKAVVFASSLNPVSADDYRYTASASAPIVKGFEQSYRRMDALACDILISAHPDNAGDGRYSAKPRACRAYADRSRQTLARRLARERAESPK from the coding sequence ATGATCGAAACAATCGGAATATTGGCCTGGCTCGCGAGCGCAGTCGGCGCCCCCGCCCCGGCGATCGATCCGCTGACGCAACCGATCGTCACGTCCCGAACGGCGGCATGGCTCGCCCCCGCGGAACCGACGAAAATCGCCGACAACACCTATCTCGTCGGCTTTGCGGGGCTTAGCGTCGCGCTGATCGATACCGGCGAAGGACTGGTGCTGGTCGACGGCGCGCTGCCGCAAGCCGCACCCGCGATCCTCGCCAATGTCCGCAAGCTCGGTTTCGACCCCAAAGACATCAAATTTATTCTGAGCACCGAACCGCATTTCGATCATGCCGGCGGCATCGCCGCACTTGCGCGCGACACCGGCGCGACGGTGGTCGCAAGCGAGCGCGGTGCCGAGGGGCTGCGCACCGGCCGCCACGCCGCCGACGACCCGCAGCTCGCCTATGGCGGCAGCTGGCCTGCGGTGGCGAACGTCCGCACGATGCAGGACGGCGAAGTGCTGTGGCTGGGCAAGACCGCGATCACCGCGGTCGCGACGCCGGGGCACACGATGGGCAGCATGAGCTGGACCTGGCAGGCGTGCGAGGGCGGCAACTGCAAGGCGGTCGTCTTTGCATCGAGCCTCAATCCCGTGTCGGCCGACGATTATCGCTACACGGCGAGCGCAAGCGCGCCGATCGTCAAGGGATTCGAGCAAAGCTATCGCAGGATGGACGCACTCGCGTGCGACATATTAATCTCGGCGCATCCCGACAATGCGGGCGACGGGCGCTATAGCGCCAAACCCCGCGCCTGCCGTGCCTATGCGGATCGTTCGCGTCAAACGCTGGCAAGGCGGCTGGCCCGGGAGCGCGCCGAATCGCCGAAATAG
- a CDS encoding SPOR domain-containing protein, producing MRLFRSAALLALPLLALSTFAVPARADVKAGVDAWQAGNYPAAVAEWRPLAIAGDADAQFNLGQAYKLGRGVPADLAQAEAWYRRAAKQGHLQAEDNLGLVLFTANRREEAMPHIVKSAARGEPRAQYVLGTAHFNGDLAERDWSRAYALTKRASDAGLSVASARLVQLDSLIPLDQRQRGLAMIPDMERSEQRERLAAVSAGAPSAPEPARSSPIKAASLPASAPGTSYSAPPVIPAPKPTPALAADKPATTSWPVATAAAAAAAEATAAAVAATRQPGTTYTPPPENKVPTSATPVPGKAVPAPAAVQNAIASPWRAQLGAFGVEANARGLWAALAKKNPAVAGRQRHLVKSGKLTRLQAGGFANKSEAESFCTSLRKDGQACLVVDK from the coding sequence ATGCGTTTATTCCGCTCCGCCGCCTTGCTTGCCTTGCCGCTGCTCGCGCTGTCGACATTTGCGGTTCCCGCGCGCGCCGACGTCAAGGCGGGGGTCGATGCGTGGCAGGCGGGCAATTATCCGGCGGCCGTGGCCGAATGGCGCCCGCTGGCGATTGCGGGCGACGCCGATGCGCAGTTCAACTTGGGGCAGGCGTACAAGCTCGGCCGCGGCGTCCCCGCCGATCTGGCGCAGGCCGAGGCTTGGTATCGCCGTGCCGCGAAGCAGGGGCATTTGCAGGCGGAGGATAATCTCGGCCTCGTGCTGTTCACCGCGAACCGGCGCGAAGAAGCGATGCCCCATATCGTCAAGTCGGCGGCGCGGGGCGAGCCGCGCGCGCAATATGTCCTCGGCACCGCGCATTTCAACGGCGACTTGGCAGAGCGCGACTGGTCGCGCGCCTATGCGCTGACCAAGCGCGCGAGTGACGCCGGGCTTTCGGTCGCCTCGGCGCGGCTTGTCCAGCTCGACAGTCTGATCCCGCTCGACCAGCGGCAGCGTGGTCTTGCAATGATCCCCGACATGGAGCGCAGCGAACAACGTGAGCGGCTGGCCGCGGTCAGCGCGGGGGCACCGTCCGCACCGGAACCTGCGCGATCCTCGCCGATCAAGGCCGCGAGCCTGCCCGCTTCGGCGCCAGGTACCAGCTATTCGGCGCCGCCGGTCATTCCTGCGCCGAAACCAACGCCCGCCCTCGCAGCCGACAAGCCTGCCACGACGTCCTGGCCTGTAGCTACAGCGGCCGCAGCCGCTGCCGCCGAAGCGACCGCTGCGGCAGTAGCCGCGACGCGGCAGCCGGGCACGACCTATACGCCGCCGCCCGAAAACAAAGTGCCGACGTCCGCCACGCCCGTTCCGGGCAAGGCCGTTCCCGCACCGGCCGCCGTCCAAAATGCAATCGCAAGCCCTTGGCGCGCGCAGCTCGGTGCTTTCGGGGTCGAAGCCAATGCTCGCGGCCTGTGGGCCGCGCTCGCCAAGAAGAACCCTGCTGTCGCGGGGCGCCAGCGGCATCTGGTCAAGAGCGGCAAGCTTACCCGCCTGCAGGCCGGTGGTTTTGCTAACAAGAGCGAGGCCGAGAGCTTCTGCACGTCGCTCCGCAAGGATGGTCAGGCCTGCTTGGTGGTCGACAAATAG
- a CDS encoding ParA family protein produces the protein MRVLALASQKGGSGKTTLSGHLAVQAQLAGAGPVVLIDIDPQGSLADWWNERETDLPAFAQTTVARLASDLEILRQQGFKLAVIDTPPAITMAIQSVISVAELIVVPTRPSPHDLRAVGATVDLCERAGKPLVFVVNAATPKAKITSEAAVALSQHGTVAPVTLHHRTDYAASMIDGRTVMEVDPNGRSADEIRQLWTYMNDRLEKNFRRTVFAAPLPTQGNYGAVRPMGGGFGRRVAGQ, from the coding sequence GTGCGCGTATTGGCATTGGCTTCACAGAAGGGCGGGTCGGGCAAGACGACGCTTTCGGGACACCTCGCGGTGCAGGCGCAGCTTGCCGGCGCCGGTCCCGTCGTGCTCATCGACATCGATCCGCAGGGTTCGCTCGCCGACTGGTGGAACGAACGCGAAACCGACCTTCCCGCCTTTGCGCAGACCACCGTCGCGCGGCTCGCTTCCGATCTTGAAATCCTGCGCCAGCAGGGTTTCAAGCTCGCGGTCATCGACACCCCGCCCGCGATCACCATGGCAATCCAGAGCGTCATCTCGGTAGCAGAACTGATCGTCGTGCCGACGCGCCCCAGCCCGCACGACCTGCGCGCCGTCGGCGCCACCGTCGATCTTTGCGAACGCGCGGGCAAACCGCTGGTGTTCGTCGTCAACGCCGCGACGCCTAAGGCCAAGATCACCAGCGAAGCCGCGGTTGCACTGTCGCAGCACGGCACCGTCGCCCCCGTCACGCTGCACCACCGCACCGACTATGCCGCGTCGATGATCGACGGCCGCACGGTGATGGAGGTCGATCCCAACGGCCGCTCGGCCGACGAGATCCGCCAGTTGTGGACCTATATGAACGATCGCCTCGAAAAGAATTTCCGCCGGACTGTCTTCGCAGCGCCATTGCCGACGCAGGGCAATTATGGCGCGGTCCGCCCGATGGGTGGTGGCTTCGGCCGCCGCGTCGCTGGTCAGTGA
- a CDS encoding SPOR domain-containing protein: MNRKMLMNLAVSGFVLGVATGCSGMGAMADAPSRAAGTPAVAAKSADKARVALESGKAGKAVGLAEAAVAGSPRDAGYRTLLGQAYLGDGRFASAATALTEAMELGARDSNTILSLALAEIAQDRNGEAVALLTRHRDAVPASDLGLALALAGDSEGSLYVLGEAARAEGADARTRQNLALALALSGRWAQARIVASQDLSLAKLEGRMAEWSKLAEQPNAQVRVASLIGTSAQPDAGMPVRLALSNFADTQMAVAEPASETPVQLASADPAPVADYAPPPPALAGAGSTIRSVELPMPERTADGVVPVTELPQPAAAAEIILADANSYRRAPRTAGEGHIRPAQQQALELATVMVPKAMGFDAKKPNGWAVQLGAYDSLAIAKEKWGTLKKRNGVLGRFPASSHAAAVNGRTFYRLTVNGLASRADASSLCNQLKAQGQTCFIRAMGGSENIQWAANASPMRLASR, encoded by the coding sequence ATGAACCGCAAGATGCTGATGAACCTCGCTGTTTCGGGCTTCGTGCTCGGCGTGGCGACAGGGTGCAGCGGCATGGGCGCGATGGCCGATGCGCCGTCGCGTGCCGCCGGTACGCCCGCGGTTGCCGCCAAATCGGCCGACAAGGCGCGCGTCGCACTCGAATCCGGCAAGGCCGGCAAGGCTGTCGGCCTTGCCGAAGCAGCGGTCGCGGGAAGCCCGCGCGACGCAGGCTATCGCACCCTGCTGGGTCAGGCCTATCTGGGCGACGGCCGCTTCGCTTCAGCTGCTACTGCGCTGACCGAAGCGATGGAACTCGGCGCGCGGGACAGCAACACGATCCTCTCGCTCGCGCTCGCCGAAATTGCACAGGACCGCAACGGCGAAGCCGTCGCGCTGCTCACCCGCCACCGCGACGCTGTGCCGGCGTCCGACCTCGGCCTCGCCCTTGCGCTCGCCGGTGATAGCGAAGGCTCGCTCTATGTGCTCGGCGAAGCCGCGCGCGCCGAAGGCGCTGACGCGCGGACGCGCCAGAACCTGGCTCTTGCGCTAGCCCTTTCGGGCCGCTGGGCCCAGGCGCGCATCGTCGCGTCGCAGGATCTCTCGCTCGCCAAGCTCGAAGGGCGGATGGCTGAATGGTCGAAGCTTGCCGAGCAGCCAAACGCGCAAGTGCGCGTCGCCAGCCTGATCGGCACCAGCGCGCAGCCCGACGCCGGGATGCCCGTGCGCCTTGCACTCAGCAATTTCGCCGATACCCAAATGGCCGTTGCCGAACCCGCGAGCGAAACGCCGGTCCAGCTCGCCAGTGCAGATCCGGCGCCGGTCGCTGATTATGCACCGCCGCCGCCCGCACTTGCCGGCGCCGGAAGCACGATTCGCAGCGTCGAACTGCCGATGCCCGAACGCACCGCCGATGGCGTCGTGCCGGTCACCGAACTGCCGCAGCCTGCGGCCGCCGCCGAAATCATCCTCGCTGATGCCAATTCGTATCGCCGCGCGCCGCGCACCGCGGGTGAAGGCCATATCCGCCCCGCACAGCAACAGGCGCTCGAACTCGCGACCGTCATGGTGCCCAAAGCGATGGGTTTCGACGCCAAAAAGCCCAACGGCTGGGCCGTGCAACTCGGCGCCTATGACAGCCTGGCCATTGCCAAGGAAAAATGGGGCACGCTCAAGAAGCGTAATGGCGTTCTCGGTCGTTTCCCTGCGTCCAGCCATGCCGCCGCCGTCAACGGCCGCACCTTCTACCGCCTGACAGTCAACGGCCTCGCCTCGCGCGCCGATGCCTCCAGCCTTTGCAATCAGCTCAAGGCACAGGGCCAGACCTGTTTCATCCGCGCAATGGGCGGCAGCGAAAACATCCAGTGGGCCGCCAATGCCAGCCCGATGCGGCTCGCCTCGCGCTAA